A single Drosophila miranda strain MSH22 chromosome XR, D.miranda_PacBio2.1, whole genome shotgun sequence DNA region contains:
- the LOC108165369 gene encoding uncharacterized protein LOC108165369, with amino-acid sequence MYRAVMEEVARFFERYQQQLHLQQTHRNGEQIARSKSLHHVHGVGGGSSLQGDQRGDALLLHDEDHASYLRARSSTNLMLNKSMHAMNEEHNYEPIAPAGSYNAFKDFTWRRSPKKSGGCKARLSGPEAAEEKLNQEAFRLARTIRNLLHTSEQQPDLTQPRHSLASAKTSSVMTLLQTPPRHNSTSIMNASLSMEAPSPCPSASTASGSGGGGGGSSSTEDESGFSSISSFHDVGLPLSSTLIAGGGGINHQRRPSVSATDSRNSTLKSGALNVLGVPVPHPNQQQSNPQPSKTTYRNAGRYQRFSTLSNEDAAAVLWV; translated from the exons ATGTATCGCGCCGTCATGGAGGAGGTGGCACGCTTCTTCGAGCGctaccagcagcagctgcatcTGCAGCAGACCCACCGCAACGGGGAGCAGATCGCACGCTCCAAGAGCCTGCACCATGTCCACGGAGTGGGCGGTGGCTCCTCGCTGCAGGGCGACCAGCGCGGCGATGCCCTGCTCCTGCACGATGAGGACCATGCCTCGTATCTGCGGGCCCGGAGCAGCACCAATCTGATGCTTAACAAGTCGATGCACGCGATGAACGAGGAGCACAACTACGAGCCGATCGCCCCAGCCGGCAGCTACAATGCCTTCAAGGATTTCACATG GCGACGCTCTCCGAAGAAAAGTGGAGGCTGCAAGGCCCGCCTGTCCGGCCCAGAGGCCGCCGAGGAGAAGCTCAACCAGGAGGCCTTCCGCCTGGCGCGCACCATCAGGAATCTGCTGCACACGTCCGAGCAGCAGCCGGATCTCACGCAGCCGCGCCACTCGCTGGCCTCC GCGAAGACCAGCTCCGTGATGACGCTCCTCCAGACGCCGCCGCGACACAACTCGACGAGCATCATGAATGCCAGCCTCTCGATGGAGGCGCCCTCGCCCTGCCCCTCAGCCTCGACAGCCAGCGGCTCTG ggggaggcggaggcggatcgAGCAGCACAGAGGATGAGAGTGGATTCAGTTCCATCAGCTCCTTCCACGACGTGGGCCTGCCCCTGAGCTCCACCCTGATTGCAGGAGGAGGGGGAATCAATCACCAGAGGCGTCCTTCTGTCTCCGCAACAGACAGCCGCAATTCGACGCTCAAGTCGGGGGCCCTGAATGTGCTGGGGGTGCCCGTGCCCCACCCGAATCAACAGCAGAGCAATCCGCAGCCCTCGAAGACGACGTACAGGAATGCAGGCCGCTATCAGCGCTTCTCCACTCTGTCCAACGAGGATGCAGCCGCTGTGCTGTGGGTCTGA